The Alkalihalobacillus sp. LMS6 genomic interval AAGGCGCACTCCATCTCGTTGATACGACCTGTACCCATATGGGCTGTGAATGCAACTGGAACCATGCAGACTTAACATGGGATTGCCCATGCCACGGTTCACGCTTCTCTTACAAAGGCGAAGTCATTGAAGGACCCGCAAAAGAACCATTAAAGAAACTAGATTAAACTGTGATGCCACTGGCACACAGTTTTTTTGTTATAATCAATGAATAGTTAGAAAATGATGATTATGGAGGCATACGATGATCATTCACAATCGAAAAATTGCAAGACTGCTCGTCACTTTCATTCTTGTATTAGCTTATGTAGGCTTCACGTATCTTCACAAACCAACGCCACCACAACCATTACATACTCTGTTTGAGGAACATATGGAAATGAACCACTTCTCTTACTCTGATCTAGCAGACATTGTATATTTTCAAGCCCCCGTTAACGACCAATCATCCATCTTACCTGTAGAAAACCGAGTCACGATTGACGAACAAACCATTCTATATGACTTATTTTATACGCCTATAAAAGTGCAAAACTGTTGCGTCGAAAGTGCCGACGACTCAAATGCATATGGGCTAATTGTTTCTTTTAAAGACGGCACAACATATGAGTATCTGGCTACTTCAAAAAATATTCAGTACAGAGTCCGAAAGCAAAATGGTGAACTTCACTTAGGTGTAGATAACGTCATAAATGATCAAAATTTATTTTATGAAAAGATTGATCACATCTATCAATCAAACTCATAAACAGTTCTTCTTCTCTCATACTTTTAACTATAGGGATTGTAGGGTAAGGGGTACTTATAAGATATGACAATAAAAGGAAGGTGTTGTTCAATGGGTATAGGCGCTATGTTTATCTCACTCTTGTATTGGATTTGGATCGTCGCTTTAGCGATTACGGTCATTGCTGTTGGTGTTTATGTGGGAATGCAGACACATTACCGTAAAGTGAAAAAGATTGAAGCACAGGAGAAGCGGGATGGTGAAGTAACCTAAGACAATCTATACAAAAAAGACTGATACTGGATACAGTATTCAGTCTTTTTGTCCGAGAGTTATTGCAGTGAGAGCTTAATGTCTCTTTTTATATCTAGTGGCCACCAATAGGGTGTACGTATGATTGAATCTCACTATCCGCTGCTACAGATTGATCTGATAAAGGAAACAAGGCAATCATCCCAATCATAGTAATTGCTATTAGATATTTTTTCAATCTGACCCAACTCCTAACGTAAGGGATTTTTGTTTAGCACGATAGGCACGCTGCATAAAGCCAAGTGCTCTTTCCATTTCTTCCTTTTCTTGAAAAACTGTCGACAGCTCTTTAGAAAGCTCTTCACAAGCATAAAGCATGTTATGCTCTTCTAACAAATCAAATTCTTGTTCCAGACCTTCAAAATTTTCCACATATATTTTTTTCAGGATGTTGCATCTAATCAAAAATTCTTCATTTTTATGTTTCTTCACCTCATGTAAGGCTTGTTTCAGTTCTTCCTCAGCTTCTGTTCGATTACCTAATAAAAAAAGAACTCTTGCTAAACAATAACGAGCTTGTGCAAAGACAAAATAATCTTGGAATTCTACAGCTAATAAATTATTCTGAAAATGTTTTTTTGCATTCTCGAATTCTCTTTCTCGATAAGCATTAATGCCCATAGTATTAATTACGAGCTGTCTAGCATATGGATACTTACTGCTCAGTGACATGTTTTCGTTTAGAATTTCTTTTGCCTCGTTATGCATATCGGATATTGAGTAAATACCTGCTAAGATGTTTGTAGAAAAAATAATTCGCTCTGTATAACCGAGACGTTTAAATATAACAATCGCTTCTTCTAAGTACGAGCAAGCATAGGCATTGTGATTAATCTTTAATAGCGCTAGCCCCATATAATACTGAAATTCAGCTTCTTCAGCTTCATCTTTCACATACTCGAGCAACCGTTCAGCTTTGCGAAATAGGCGAATAGCAGAGCGGTAACGGTGATGTATAAACTCATGTTGACCGCTTACAAAATAGTACATATACCTTAACATGTTGTCTAGTGACTCACTTACGGCCGGGGAAACCCGTTCAATCATTTCGTCACCGGCTTGTTCATCGGTCGTTTGATCCCTCATCATCGTATATCGATATTCCACAAGTGAATAATAGGCAAGAATGCTGTCGCTCGGCTCCATTTTCTTCAGCATCTGCTTAATTTCCTCATGTAGTAAAACAGCATCGTCCATCGATCGAGCAATAATGCAACTATACCATTCTACAATTTTTGCACCGACATCTTCTGATGGTATCGTTTTTCGCATCCTACCACCTCCTCCCTTAATCTAGTTCCATTTTACTGGTAAAAAAGAATAAATGTAAGATTTATTTGATATTTCCCAATATACTTTTTGCTAAAATTTTATGTGGATACGACAAAACCTTAACAAGATATAGATTTTATAATGGCTGAGGCCGTGCCCAAGGCAAAGAAGACACCGTGAGCGCAAGTGACCACGCAGCGCAAACGGATGTCGCGCTTGTGCCTATGGTAAAAGCATTCGCTATTTTAATAGATTGTGCGTCGTTTTCGCACCAAACGCGAATGATGAAATTGAATCAATTAGTGTATTCAATATTTTTTCATTTTCTTGAAACTTCTGATCCTATACCTCCCGTATATAAAGTAGACTTAGGTAGAGGAGGGAACATTATGGAGCTTACAACGATTTACTTCACAATCCTTCTAGTTAGTGGTGGGCTGACCGTTATTTATGTATTGTTGTCTGATGTTTTGGACGGCATCTTTGATATTTTTGATGGTTGGCTCTCACCGACGTTAATTCTGTCCACTCTTGCGTTTTTTGGCGCTTCTGCTTATTTGTTGGAGCGGTTCTCGCCGTTCGATAGCTTAGTTGCTGGTCTACTCGCTATTGCAATCGCTTTAGGTTTAGCGACATTATTCAACTTATTTATTCTTACACCTTTGCAACATACAGAAGAGTCGGTTGCATACAGCGATGAGGATTTGGAAGGCAAGCAAGGGGAAGTCATTTTGACGGTTCCAGCAGATGGGTTTGGCGAAGTTGTTGTGCGAAGCGACAGTGGCACAATCGCAAAAACGGCAGCTTGTCTTCATAACCAAGTGATCCCGTCAGGTACAGAAGTGGTCATTGTGAAGATGGAAAAAGGGATTGCCTACGTCGCAACATTAGCACGAGATGATCTTAATCTTTAAGGGGGAATTGTAGTTGGGAATTGAAATTTTAGTCATTATCGGGATTGTCGTCGTCATTCTTGCGGTGCTTGTTGGTGTCTTTGTAGCGAGATACCGCACAGCTGGTCCAGACGAAGCACTTATTGTGACCGGTAGTTATTTAGGTGGAAAAAACGTGAACATGGATGATGCAGGCAACCGTATTAAGATCGTTCGCGGTGGCGGTACGTTTGTGATGCCCGTGTTTCAACAAGCCAAGCCTTTATCCTTATTATCAAGTAAATTAGATGTTCAAACGCCTGAAGTCTATACCGAACAAGGGGTTCCAGTTATTGCCGATGGTACAGCCATCATTAAAATTGGAGGTTCCATTGGTGAAATTGCAACTGCGGCGGAACAGTTTTTAGGAAAATCAAGAGAGGATCGAGAGCAAGAAGCCAAAGAAGTACTTGAAGGGCACCTGCGTTCAATCCTTGGTTCCATGACAGTAGAAGAAATTTACAAGAACCGCGAGCGCTTTTCACAAGAAGTGCAGAAAGTCGCTTCACAAGATTTAGCGAAAATGGGCCTGGTCATTGTTTCCTTTACGATTAAAGATTTACGAGATACAAATGGATACTTAGAATCTCTTGGGAAGCCAAGAATTGCCCAAGTGAAGCGTGATGCAGACATTGCTACAGCGGAAGCGGAAAAAGAAACCCGTATTCGCCAAGCTGATGCGAACACGCAAGCGAAGCGTTCTGAAATTGAGCGAGCAACTGAAATTGCCG includes:
- a CDS encoding flotillin family protein, with protein sequence MGIEILVIIGIVVVILAVLVGVFVARYRTAGPDEALIVTGSYLGGKNVNMDDAGNRIKIVRGGGTFVMPVFQQAKPLSLLSSKLDVQTPEVYTEQGVPVIADGTAIIKIGGSIGEIATAAEQFLGKSREDREQEAKEVLEGHLRSILGSMTVEEIYKNRERFSQEVQKVASQDLAKMGLVIVSFTIKDLRDTNGYLESLGKPRIAQVKRDADIATAEAEKETRIRQADANTQAKRSEIERATEIAESEKNNQLKVAAYRSEQEQAKAQADQAYHLQEARSKQEVTEQQMQIQIIERQKQIELEEKEIARRERQYDAEVKKKADADRYSVEQSAEAEKSRHFAEADADKYRVEAMAKAEAEKVRVDGLAEAEAVRARGESEADVIRLKGLAEAEAKEKIAEAFEKYGEAAKLSMIIEMLPEYAREVSSPLSNIDKITVVDTGSGENGGANRVTGYATDLMAGLQESLKASSGIDIKELVENISKK